Part of the Candidatus Methylacidithermus pantelleriae genome, GAAACGTCTTACATCGAACTTCGAAGACAGTGGGGTAAACTTCCCGGAGCAAGTGCTTGAGGGTGTCCATCCGTTGAGGGCTTTAGGCGCTGGGATGCCCCAGGAAGATGGGGCCGCACAAGTTTGGCTTTCCCGGGAACAACTGCCCACCCCAATGCCTAAGAAAGGACCATGAGCCCGTCCGATGTCCAGCCGAGATTTCGTTTACGTACATAACTTGAACCGATTCTTAGGTAGAGTAGCCATCCTGGTTGCTCTGGGTGCCATGGTAGAATTGGCTCGACCCCTGGCATGGTCGGTCGTGCTTTTGGCCTCGGTGTATGTCCTTTTCAGTCTCCTTTCCGCCGCGGGGTACTTGCATGCGTGGCTGAGGTACCCTGGGTTACCCAAAAGCCTCTTGGACCAAGAAACGGAAAACTTCCCTCCTTCTGCCCGTCCAGAAAACTTTCGCTGGAACCGTGCGAAAAAGGAACAATCCCCGTTTGGATGGGAAGACCAAAAACCCAGCGAGCCGGCAACTGGGGAGCTGCTCAAAAGCCTGTGGGAAGCTTTGCAAAATAGCCAATGGGACAAGGCTCTGGTTTGGGCAGAAAAGCTCGTTCACGCCCGTCCGGAGGATGCTTTCGGTTATGCAGCGATGGCTTGGTCGCTCAACCAGCTGGGGCGTCATCGGGAAGCCCTTCAGCCAGCACAGAAGGCCTGTGAACTCGCTCCGGAAGATCCGATCGGGCACGCAGCATTAGCCTGGGCATGGGGTGGAACCGGTCGCTTTGATCTTGCCTTAGAACCGGCTCGGAAAGTGGCTTCCCTACGGCAACAGGAAGCCCTGGCCTGGGAGATGCTTGTCTGGATTTTGGGAAACCTCGGGCAATATTCGGAAGCAGCAAACGCGGCGCGCCAAGCCTTGCGGTTGCGGCCGGGATGGCCAACGGCTCACTATAACCTGGGATTAGCGCTCCTGAAAACGGGGGATTGGGAAGGAGCCTGGGAGCAGTGCGAAACACTGCAGAAGCTCGACCCTCAACTCGCTCAACAGTTAATGACCGAGCTCAAACACGCAAACCGGGACTGGGGTTTTTAGGAGAAAAGTACGGCTTCACAAGAGGGGCCTTTCCGGGGATGAATGCCGAGCTAAAAGACAAGGCCAGTCTCTTTAAGACCGCGCGAATCCTCTATGCACGAGATCCGCGCTGGCGGGTTTGTTTGGAAACCGCGGTCGGTGGACTCCTCATGCTTTTGCTTTTCCCGCCTCGCCCGTTGACTCCTCTTTTCTTCCCGTCAAAAGTCGGAAGCCAGCATAAGTCGCTAACCGAAAGTGCCGTTTCCCACGTTCAAACCACATCCACGAATCATTCCACCGCTAATCCTCCAGCGGTAGCATCGGAGCCAGTTCCCCTCCTACCGCCCCGGGCTATCCCGAAGACCCCTCAAACAACCACGATAACAAAAGCTTTCCCCTCGGTGGAATCGAGCCAAAAACTGGCTCCGTTACGCCCCTCGGTTGCCACGATTTCGCCGTTGCAATCTCCGGTCTCGTCCCAAAAAGAGCCCTCTTCTCCAGCAAAGATCTCGCAAAGAGTCCTCGCAAGGGCTCCGCAATCCA contains:
- a CDS encoding tetratricopeptide repeat protein — encoded protein: MNRFLGRVAILVALGAMVELARPLAWSVVLLASVYVLFSLLSAAGYLHAWLRYPGLPKSLLDQETENFPPSARPENFRWNRAKKEQSPFGWEDQKPSEPATGELLKSLWEALQNSQWDKALVWAEKLVHARPEDAFGYAAMAWSLNQLGRHREALQPAQKACELAPEDPIGHAALAWAWGGTGRFDLALEPARKVASLRQQEALAWEMLVWILGNLGQYSEAANAARQALRLRPGWPTAHYNLGLALLKTGDWEGAWEQCETLQKLDPQLAQQLMTELKHANRDWGF